The genomic interval GGAATGGTTCAGTAGAAGGGGTACTGTGATCAGCCTGAAGAGAGATGAGCACTAATTTCAACTAGTTAAAGGACTGTCAAGTGGAAGACAGGTTAGATTTGTGTTTCTTTTGGCCTTAAAAGGTGAAGCACTATCAACAGGAAGTATATTTCAGCTCACAGTGGGaaagaagagggcttccctggtggctcagtgataaagaatctgcctggcaatacaggagacatgggttcagtccctggtccgggaagatcctaactgctgcagagcaactaagcctaagttgtgcaccacaactgctgagcctgtgctccagagcccaggaaccacgactgctgagcccacgtgcctagagccgaCGCTCCACAACACCAGAAGCCACCACAGCGTGATGCCCACAcccgctgcagctagagaaaagcctatgCATCAAcggagatccagcacagccaaaaaagcaaATGACTCAGTGaataataaattgttttaaaagtagGAAAGAACTCTAATCACTAGGGAGTCCTCAAGAGGCAGTGTGCTGCCTTGGATAGGTAGGAGCAAGTTGACAGAACAGTAACGAGAGGTTAGAGGAAATGAGCAGGCTGCTTGCCAAAGGATCCCTTTCAGCTCTGAAGTCCTACTGTTCTGAGCCAGTGAGGAATCAAGTGACCCTAAGAAATGACGAGCAGGGTATATGTCAAAAGGGGCAAGCAGAAAGCTTATGAAATGGGAGATGCTTGAGGGCTTTAGAGGACTTTGCTAATTGGCTTGGGTGAGCAGTGACTAGACAGCCAGGAGGGTAATTAAGAGACTATAGGACAGGACTGGGGTTTGGGAAGTGGGGAACTGACCATCTGCTCGTTCCTTCCTGAAGAGACATatgagcgtctcgaggctgacaaAAAGAAGCAGGTCCACAAGAAGCGGAAGTGCCCTGGGCCCATAATCACCTACCATTCAGTGACTGTGCCACTGGTTGGGGAGCCAGGCCCTAAAGAAGAGAATGTCGATGTAGAAGGGTGAGTGAGTGAATCTCAGGGAAGAGTGCAACGTCTCCCTTCTGTATTCAGCTTGTGTTTGCTCAGCCCCGTCTCACTTGCTCTCCTCACACAGCTCTCCTAACACTTGGGTAtctttcagatccttttcccatCAGCTCCGATTTTTCTTATAGtcgctctctcctctttttccaTCCAGCCCTGCTTTGTTTGTCCTGTCTGTCACTTAACAGATTCTCTCGGACTGCTGCCATCCACTGCCGCCGCCTCTTTCTTGAGTTCTCTGATCTCTCTGCTGTCTTCACCTCTCAgctctgtgtgtttctgtctttTCCCTCAGACTTGATCCTGCTCCCATGGCTTCTGCACTGACTGCCCGTGCTGGGACTGGACCCGTCATCCCTCCTGCTTGCTGCTCACGTACCTTCATCACTTTTAGTGATGATGCCACATTTGAGGAATGGTTTCCTCAAGGGCGGCCCCCAAAGATCCCCGTTCGGGAGGTCTGCCCGGTGACCCATCGGCCAGCCCTATATCGGGACCCTGTTACAGACATACCCTATGCCACTGCTCGAGCCTTCAAGATCATCCGTGAGGCCTACAAGAAGTACATCACTGCACATGGACTGCCGCCCGCTGCCTCAGCCCTAGGCCCTGGCCCACCACCTCCTGAGCCCCTCCCTGGCTCTGGGCCCCGAGCCTTGCGCCAGAAAATTGTCATCAAATGAAGGGATGTCTGGTCCTTAGAAACCTCTTTCCTGTCCTAACTTAAGGTTCTTAAGTTGGGGCTCTTAAGAAGCCCTGCTTCTTCCCTTGGTCATTGCTGATCTTTGCCCAgctcttctctatttctttccccatctttccccctagttcctactggtttgtgttttttaatcTAATAAAATAGAAGGATCCCTTTTGTCTGGTGTCCAATCTAGGGTTGGGAGCAAAAAGTATTTGTGAAtaagttttatatttgtttaatagtttttattatgagtcatcctttttattctttattttttaggttttttttttctttctttttctttttttggccacaccatatggcttgtaggatcttagttccccaaccaaggttcaaccctgggccctcagcagtgaaagcacctagtccttaccactggaccaccagggaacttccagAGTTGCCCTTTTTAGATTGTAAAATATTAATTCCTCTAACAGTTTATAAACACCTTAAAATTAGACACCAAAACAAAATCCTTATACTCACCTCTATATCTCCTTACAGTCACTGCTTTGAATATAGCAGGCactaaatattgggttggccaaaaatttcgttCAGCTTTTCTGTACGATatcatggaaaaacccaaacagactTTTAGGCCAATCCAGTAAGCATTAATAGGAACTGTGATTCATAGAAGTCCAGTGTCTGGGACTCAGGCTTGTAGGAAGGGGAGGAGGTGCCATGGCTGTTAGCGGCCACTAGAGGCTCTCAGGGCTGGGCAGGGTATGGGGGCTGTGTATATGTGATCTCCCACTACCCCCCACCTGGCCAgagctaaaataataaaatgctgaGCTCACTgttcccccaccctctcccccggCACCGGCTCCTCTTGCTGCCCGGACGGTGTTCCAGCagaacagacagacagaccaaCAGCAGGGGAGGTGAGAAGGGAGGTGGCCACCAGGACTGGTAGGTGGGGAAGGCAGGGGGCTTGTGGATCAGAGCctggtgggagatgggaggagaagaagggCTCCTGCTGGGAATGATGtggtgtctgtgtctctgtcacTCAGTGTTTCTGTCACTGTCTGTCCTTTCCCTTAACTGTAGTTTACGTTGTCAATGTACGTATCGCACATATTTTCTCAGTCTTTCATATTCAGCATGGAGTGTATGTGTGGCTTAAAAGATCATGCAAGTTTAATCCTCTCACTGTTTCTAGAGAAACTTTATCCCATTTAGAAGGCATTTCCCACCCATTAGACTGGCTTCCTGTCCAAACTCTGTACCTTCTCCTAAGGCTgtgccaccctcccccaccctggaTGTCTCCCAGGCCCTCTGAGCTCTCACTTTCCCTCAGGATTTAGAATTTGAGCAAACATAATGAGATCTTGATCCCCcacaataaaaggaaatgaggGTAGAGTAAGAGCACGGTCTTTCCCCCCAATCCTCCTTGGTTTCTTAAGCCAGTTTAGGAAAAGCTGGATTAGGGGGAAGAGAGGCAGAATTTCCCTGAAGCTCTCTGCCTGCCCCCCTTCCTTGCAATAGGAATTGGGCTTGGGGCCAGCCGTGATGGCAGGGCTCCTGGCAGCTGTGCTAGGGCAAGAGGCACCGACAGGCGAGGTTAAGGGGAGGGGTACTGCCAGGGTTTCTGATACAATGGGGAGAGGGATTCACCCTGCATACCTGGGATCCCCATCCAGAGTGGCTGGAAGCTGTGGAAGTGAGAAGGAGACTCCAGTTCTAACTAAACAACCCAACCTTCCCCCATTTTCCCATTCCCAGCTAGATCTCTGTCCTCCAAGGGAACCAGCTTATTTATTGCTCTGCCCCACTGGCTTGTCTGTTTCCCTGCTGTGTCCGTGTACATCTTGCCATTGTCTAACCACTTTCTCCCTATAATCCAGGCTCCGTGAGTGCCACACAGTGGCacagtgggagggggtgggggccatCATGTCATCGTATCTAAAGGAACTGGAAAAATACAGAGACATAGATGAAGATGAGATCCTAAAGACCTTGAGCCCTGAGGAGCTAGAACAGCTGGACTGCGAGCTACAGGAGATGGACCCCGAGGTAGGGGCTCCAGCACAGGGGATCGGGCAATCCCTAGGCGGTAGGAAGGGTGTGGGGCCCGGGACTGAGACCAGGGTCATCTACAGGGCTTAGAGTCCCAAGAAGCTCAGGGGAACAGTGTCTGGAGATGCTCTAAGGAGAACTGGAGGTGCCCCAGGCCAGAGCGGGGGCCCTGACTTGCTCTCCAAAACATCCCTAAGAACATGCTCCTGCCAGCTGGACTAAGACAACGTGACCAGACAAAGAAGAGCCCAACGGGGCCGCTGGACCGAGAGGCCCTCTTGCAGTACCTGGAACAGCAGGCACTAGAGGTCAAAGAGCGTGATGACTTGGTGCCCTTCACAGGCGAGAAGAAGGGTATGGGATCTCTAACATCCATGTCTCCTAGAACCCAATGGTGGTCTCTCACATGTCCCCATTCCAGCTTTCTTCTCACTTGCCCACTCCTAACTGCCAGGAAATCAGCTGCCTACACCTGCATGCCAACTTGCACTCCAGCTCTTAGAAGTGATCAAGGGGACCCAGGAGTCCTGAGCTTGTAGAGGACTCAGGTTTTACAGTGGCTCCTAGCAACCCAGCATTctacctcctggagaaggaaaggaagctgGAGGCCAGGATCTTAGGAGAAATGACCTCAACCTGAACCATCCTCATCTCcccatcagggaaaccctacaTCCAGCCCAAGAGAGAAATTCCAGTGGAGGAGCAGGTCACTCTGGAGCCTGAGCTGGAGGAGGCGCTGGCCCACGCCACAGATGCTGAGATGTGTGACATTGCAGGTGCGCAGCTGTGGGCAGTTGAGTTGGGAGGATCTGGGGCAGGGGTCGTGAACATGGCATGGGACTAGTGGGATGTGGATGTTTTGAGAAAGCCTTAGGtagtggtttttaatttttgtctctatatgtattcactcatttttaaatttaataagttAACATCTCAAGGGCGATTTTACAGGGATTATAAAGCAAAACTATTCTGGCTGCAAACAGGAGGGTTTAACAGACCCCCGCACCCTGTAGTGGCTCCTTAGGGACCTTCCCTTAGCCCTGTCTCAATGTTTTGAAAACCACTGCCTTACACAGCTTAATGGAAGGGACCCCTGGGACCAAAAGTGGAAACCTCTTTGGAAGAGGTCAGGCTTCAAAAATGCAACAGATTCAGAATGAGGTGGGTGGAGGGCCTGGAACAAGCCCGTTTTCCTCATTCCCTGTGCCCCCTCTGCCTACTCTCTCCAGCAATTCTGGGCATGTACACACTGATGAGCAACAAGCAGTACTATGACGCGATCTGCAGCGGAGAAATCTGCAACACCGAAGGCATCAGCAGTGAGTGTGTTTAGGAGCATGGTGCCCAGGGCTCCGGGCAGGTGTCCCGAAGTCTGAGCAAAGGTAGCAAAGGGTGAAACGAGGCAGTCAGGCAGAGGACATGATGCATAAGTGATAAGAGAATGAATGGGGAGGAGACTGTGGGGAACATGTCGGGGTTTCCTTCCTCCCCTCACCCACCAGGTGTGGTGCAGCCTGACAAGTACAAGCCAGTGCCAGATGAGCCCCCAAATCCCACCAACATCGAGGAGATACTGAAGAGTGTTCGAAGCAATGACAAGGAGGTAGAGGAGGTGAACCTCAACAATATCCAGGTGTGATATCTGACCCCATCCTCTAAGCAGTAACACCGGCCTAACTCTGCTGTCTTATGAGTCCCCTGGCCCACCCTCTCCTATTTCCCTTTGATAGGACATCCCGATAGCCATGCTAACTGAGCTGTGTGAGGCCATGAAGACAAATACTCATGTCCGGAGCTTCAGCCTGGTGGCCACAAGGAGTGGTGACCCCATTGCCAATGTAAGGCTAGCTGGcatccctcaccctctccctggaCATGCATCCCTGGCAGGGCTGTCAGAAAGGGTTGTGCTGGGGGTGCTATTCCCATCAACTCTCTTGGGAGAGACCTGCTGGAGACTCCTCCCCAGTCCTTTGACTCACAGCTGTGAAATCCTGATTGTCTTCCTAAAGCACCAAACCCTCTCAACCACCCCCAACTCCACTGCACACGTCACCCCACTGCTTTCCCTACTACCtaccctccctctgcctccctggaGCCCCACACCCAGCTCAAGGACTCTTCTCAAAGAGCTGTCTCCCTCTCGCTCCTGTTCTTTCTCTCCTCAGTCATCTGTGAAACTGTACCCTAACCCTAATCCAAGTCCCTACTACCCAGGCGGTGGCTGACATGTTGCGTGAGAATCGTAGCCTCCAGAGCCTGAACATCGAATCCAACTTCATTAGCAGCACAGGGCTTATGGCTGTGCTGAAGGCAGTTCGGGAGAACGCCACACTCACTGAGCTCCGAGTAGACAACCAGGTCAGCCTTCCCTTCCCCTAGTCTTTGCAGTCAGCTAACATTCACTGATCCTCTTCCCTGGGGCAGCCACAGGCAGGATCTCATCTGATCTTGTTTGGACTCTCCCTCTTCTTATGAGGGGAGCCAAGGCAGCACCTCTCATTACTCATTCCAGAGAACGAGCCTCTTTAACCTCCCAAAGGGTTGGTGGTCTGAGATGGTGAACAATCCAGGCGAGGGGTGCTGACGGCTTCCATCTCGCCCTCCCCCAGCGCCAGTGGCCTGGTGACGCGGTGGAGATGGAGATGGCCACCGTGCTCGAACAGTGTCCCTCCATTGTCCGCTTTGGCTACCACTTTACACAGCAGGGGCCACGCGCTCGGGCCGCCCAGGCCATGACCCGGAACAATGAACTGCGTGAGTACCTGCAGACATGGTGCGTGGGGGAGAAGGCAAGTAGCTGCAGAAGCTGGTGGATGCCCCTGAAAGCGCCTAGGGTGCTGCCAAAGTGCCATTCACAGAAGTTCAAATGCCGTAGGTGACCAGAAGGTAGACAGGAAAACTCCTCTGCCCAAGTACACCAGTATAGAGGCAAAAGGGAATTAGTCATAGCCGTTGGGACCCTGTGTTTTTATCTGCCGTTGTTTCTTATTTTAACATGGCGGGGAGGACCATGCTTGGTGACCTCAGACATTGCCTCTATGAGTCTGGCCAAGGAACTAGAAAGGAGAAAGAACACCTTTGCAGGAGGCGAGAGATGGGATAATGACTTGCGGTTACTCTTCTTCCTTTACAGGTCGCCAGCAAAAGAAGAGATAACACTACCTTTCCCTTTACCAACTAGGGCTTGGAGCCCTGAAAGCTTAAATCCTCATCTGTCCCTCCTTTCCTGTAAATAAAGGCCCTACTGTCCACTCTGCCTGCCTCCTTCCTTGGGCTTTGAAGTGGAAATCTTGGCGCTAACCCCCAAGGGTTACTGCCAATTCATCAGGGGATTATTTATACTCTGGGGATCAGCAGGCAGGGAGGTTCAGGTTaccaggaggaggtggggggagctCGCTCCGTTGGTGTTCCCCATAACCCTGCGAATGCCTTTAGTCTCTTCTACTTTCACAGGGTGGCTAGCCCTGGCTCTGTTTCCAGACATGTCCAACCCCTCCCCGCCGACCAGTGCCTACCCACAACCCTCATGTTATTGGAAGGAGGCAAAGACTCTGAGTGGAGGTGGAGAAGAAAGCTGAAAACATGAAGGGCAAAAACCTCCTTCTGACAGACTTATTAATAGGGCACCAGACTGCATGCAGCTGACGCTTGGCATgactgtgggagaaggtgggggaggggtcagAAGTGTGGGGAGCTGTGTACCTTGCAGAGAAGAATTGGCTGGGCTGAGAATGAACAGATCTGAAATCCTGAAACAAGGAACCAGACTCAGGAAAAGCTGGGCTCCCAGCGCCGGCTGTAgtttatttgtgaaatgaatgggGAACGAGGATGTCAGTCCAAGGGGAGATCAGGGGGTTCCTCCTCATCAGAGTCAAACTCAACATTTTCATCTTTTACCCATCGACCTCGTCCATCTGGGATCCATCCAGAGCTGGAAACACCAGAAAATAGAACTGGTCAGGAAAGGAAGTTTACTAAATTAAGAAAAGCGTGTGTGCgagtgctctgtcatgtccaactctgtgaccccatggactgtagcctgccaggctcctctgtccatgggatttcccaggcaagaatactggaatgggttgccatttccttctccaggggaatcttcccaactcaggtcgAACCTGCCTCTTGTGCACTAtaggattcttaactgctgagcctcctgggaagccccaatagttCTTTCTATCTAACTGTAATTAATTTTCTgaactatttgaaaaaaaagttacatATGTAAGGAGtctttgtgcatgcatgcatgtgtgctaagtggcttcaagAGGaaccgactctgtgaccctatggaatgtagcccgccaggattctccaggtaagaatactggagtgggttgccatgccctcctccaggggatcttcctgacccagaaatcgaacctgcatctcctgcattggcaggtgaccactgtgccacctgggaagccccgggggATAAGTAAAAACACTTGAGAAGCTCTGAAACAAGGAGGGTCAGAGATAAAACGGAAAAACTGAGGAAAAATTATGCATACTCACCTTCGAAGGGTGAGGTAATGATCCAGGGCCCGTCTTCTTGTGGGGCTCATAGGTGCGGGGGATGAGACAGTGGCTGACTCCTTGGTCTGTGAACCAGCCTCAGGCTCAGGTTCTCTACTGATCTTCCCACCTTGGGGTTCAGCCTCTGCAGGTGGCAAAGGGGGACGAGAGACAGAGGGACGAGGGGCTTCCGGTCTGGACAGAGAAGAATCGAAGTCTGTAAAAGCAGTAAAGGAAAGGGCCTAATCTCCTGTGACTCCCAACTCCTTATAGGAGTGCTTCCCAATTCTGTGTTCCTCAAGATATTAGTAAGTGTTCCGCATAGAAAGAATTCTGGAATCCAGTAAATTTAGGAAAGTCTAAAtcttttaagggttttttttttttatcttatgaTTTTGTAGAACCCTTAAAATACACTAATTTTTAATCAAATAGGATTACAAAGCACTTTTTTAGTTACAAAAATCTTTTTCTGAAATACAAGTTACCCCCAGAACACTTAGTATGTCTCAGATTACAATTAGGAAAATAATCAGTTTAGAGCTATCTCTCTTGTCCCTCCCTACTTCTGGCTTTCCCATCCCACTAACCTGTACTTCCGGCGGCAGCAACTGTTATAGTGAGGAGCTCTGTGCAGAGCACTCTGAGTGATAAGTCGAGTCTG from Budorcas taxicolor isolate Tak-1 chromosome 3, Takin1.1, whole genome shotgun sequence carries:
- the TMOD4 gene encoding tropomodulin-4 isoform X2 encodes the protein MSSYLKELEKYRDIDEDEILKTLSPEELEQLDCELQEMDPENMLLPAGLRQRDQTKKSPTGPLDREALLQYLEQQALEVKERDDLVPFTGEKKGKPYIQPKREIPVEEQVTLEPELEEALAHATDAEMCDIAAILGMYTLMSNKQYYDAICSGEICNTEGISSVVQPDKYKPVPDEPPNPTNIEEILKSVRSNDKEVEEVNLNNIQDIPIAMLTELCEAMKTNTHVRSFSLVATRSGDPIANAVADMLRENRSLQSLNIESNFISSTGLMAVLKAVRENATLTELRVDNQRQWPGDAVEMEMATVLEQCPSIVRFGYHFTQQGPRARAAQAMTRNNELRRQQKKR
- the SCNM1 gene encoding sodium channel modifier 1 isoform X2; translated protein: MSFKREGDDWSQLNVLKKRRVGDLLASYIPEDEALMLRDGRFACAICPHRPVLDTLAMLTAHRAGKKHLSSLQLFYGKKPAGKGTEQNPRQHNELRREETTAEAPLLTQTRLITQSALHRAPHYNSCCRRKYRPEAPRPSVSRPPLPPAEAEPQGGKISREPEPEAGSQTKESATVSSPAPMSPTRRRALDHYLTLRSSGWIPDGRGRWVKDENVEFDSDEEEPPDLPLD
- the SCNM1 gene encoding sodium channel modifier 1 isoform X3 produces the protein MLRDGRFACAICPHRPVLDTLAMLTAHRAGKKHLSSLQLFYGKKPAGKGTEQNPRQHNELRREETTAEAPLLTQTRLITQSALHRAPHYNSCCRRKYRPEAPRPSVSRPPLPPAEAEPQGGKISREPEPEAGSQTKESATVSSPAPMSPTRRRALDHYLTLRSSGWIPDGRGRWVKDENVEFDSDEEEPPDLPLD
- the TMOD4 gene encoding tropomodulin-4 isoform X1, yielding MLSSLFPHPLPRHRLLLLPGRCSSRTDRQTNSRGGEKGGGHQDWLRECHTVAQWEGVGAIMSSYLKELEKYRDIDEDEILKTLSPEELEQLDCELQEMDPENMLLPAGLRQRDQTKKSPTGPLDREALLQYLEQQALEVKERDDLVPFTGEKKGKPYIQPKREIPVEEQVTLEPELEEALAHATDAEMCDIAAILGMYTLMSNKQYYDAICSGEICNTEGISSVVQPDKYKPVPDEPPNPTNIEEILKSVRSNDKEVEEVNLNNIQDIPIAMLTELCEAMKTNTHVRSFSLVATRSGDPIANAVADMLRENRSLQSLNIESNFISSTGLMAVLKAVRENATLTELRVDNQRQWPGDAVEMEMATVLEQCPSIVRFGYHFTQQGPRARAAQAMTRNNELRRQQKKR